The Desulfotomaculum sp. genomic interval TGGATATCGATACGCTGCCGGATGGCGGCGTACGTCTGGAGCTGAAATCTTTCCCAGAGATCATTTTGACCCGCCAGGATCAGGGAAATGGGATTCTGGGCATCCATTTAAGTATTGAGCAGGAATCTGACTTCCTCCAGCATTTCTCTGTCCAAGAGATGGGCTTCGTCCACAATCACCACCGGCTGCAGGTGGTGAATACCTTGCATGAGTTCGATCTCCCGGTGCAGTTGGCGTTTAGGAGCCGCGATAAAATAAATTTTTTCAACCATGTGGACTGATGCCATAATTCCAGTCACCGTGAAAGTCCGAGCGCTTCAATTGGATGGTTGCCAGTTCGATATCGGAAACCTTAATGCCGGCCGGGTACGGATTGGTGTCAAGTTGGCCCTGAACCTTCAGGCCCGCAGCAGTTGTTGTGTTGGCGATGAGGTTGACGATGACCTCGTGGCTCTCTAGCGGTCGGCCACGCCAGTTCTGCGTGATGTGGGAGAAGAGCCGATGCTCAATTTTATTCCACTTGCTGGCGCCCGGAGGGAAGTGGCAGACGGCGCCTCATAGGCCGGTGTCAGCGGCCAATTTAAAGCAACTCGACTTTCCACAGGCGGGACCGTGAATTGTTGCTGCCGCCGCCATCGGCGGNNNNNNNNNNNNNNNNNNNNNNNNNNNNNNNNNNNNNNNNNNNNNNNNNNNNNNNNNNNNNNNNNNNNNNNNNNNNNNNNNNNNNNNNNNNNNNNNNNNNNNNNNNNNNNNNNNNNNNNNNNNNNNNNNNNNNNNNNNNNNNNNNNNNGGCGAAGGCGGCTGTGTCATGGTCGGCGCCGACATTAACCCCTGTCCGTCCGGCAGGCGGGCAATCTTCGTTGCGAGCGGGGTCGTACACACCATAGGGGTTCACTGGACCTTCGTTCAGGTATCATAGACAGTTTAAGTTTGACATGCCAAGCAGCCCGGCGATCCGTTCCTCGCCCCCGGCGCCGTAGGCGCCTGGCCTTTCGCTCCCGCAAACAGCCGGCGTTGCTTCTCGTCCAAAAAAGGAGCCAATATCTCATAGCGCTGCCGGATGCGTTCCTCGTTCATCTCGTTCAACCGTTGCTCGGCGGTAATCATCCCTTCGTCCCTCCCTGCCGAAACTGATNNNNNNNNNNNNNNNNNNNNNNNNNNNNNNNNNNNNNNNNNNNNNNNNNNNNNNNNNNNNNNNNNNNNNNNNNNNNNNNCATCCCTTCGTCCCTCCCTGCCGAAACTGATCGCTCGATATGCTCTTTCTCTTCTGTCCTGCATTTTCCGGCCGGTTCTTCCGCCATGAGGGACTGCCGCCAGTTGCGCTCCAGCGGATAGACGAAGACCTGCCGCACAGTTCCTTCTTGATCGTACCGCCGATCCAGCCGCCCCCGGCCTGTCGTCTGGCCCACCTGAGCGAAAGTATCGCCGCCCGGTAACATGTGCCGCTGCCAAGCGCATGATACTCTGCCATCGTTACGTCCCAGACCGCCCGTTCCTCGGGTAGCACCGGTTCGACTGTCACTGGCCGCACCTCGTTCAGGCTTGCCACAGTCTTAAGGCAAGGGTTCCGCCCGGAAGCGGGCCGGTCGGCAACTGCTCCTTGCTTGTTTGGCCGGAAGTTGGACAATTTCTGCTGTGGCCAGTTGTTCCAACAACTCCAAGCACCCATGAAGGCGCAATTGTCCGTCTGGCGCCTTCCACGGCAGGTTCAAAGCACAGGGTCAAAACCAGTTCCATCCGGCTCAAGCCCGGAAAGCGCTCTGCCGTCCAACGGATCAATTCAAGATCCTTATCTATGAAAAGCCGATCTCCGATCCAAAATGGCGGGTTCCATCGTGGCTCCGTAACCTATCACCCCAACGCTATGATACAACCACGCCATCAAATTGTTAAGCTCTAGCACCTTAATTTATCGCGGCTCCTTAGTAAAGAAATCTATCCGGCCGCAGGAATTTACTACAATCATAGGATATGATGCCAATCGCGTCTTGCATAAAGAATTCTCTCAACATTAACTACTTTTGATTTTTCATCTATCGTGAAAAAGACAATATAGTTCTTTATGAGCAACTTCCGATATCCCATAATTGCAAGCCGTTCATCAGTCACCGGAGGGCATTTTTGTGGCATGACCGCTAAACCCATAATGGCTTCCTCAACGGTGTCCATCATCTGCAATGCAGTCATTGATGCTGACAGCTGCGCAGAGATATATCGGACAATGTCACGCAGGTCGTTTTCGGCAGGTTCCGATACGTCAACCCTATATTTTGCCATTAATTAACTCCTGCCTGATGTCTCGCATTACATTTTCAAGCGGACGCTTTCTTCCCTCTTTTACTGCCGCCCTGCCTTCGTCAAGCAGTTGGTATAGTTCAATTTTGCCTTTGAGCATCTCGTAGGTTTCAATGCTCAGAACAGCCAAATCTCCCTGCCCATTTTTGGTAATAAAAACAGGCTCTCTGCTTTCATGGCAGAATTTCGAGATCTCATTGTAGTTATTCCTTAAGTC includes:
- a CDS encoding type II toxin-antitoxin system RelE/ParE family toxin; translation: MAKYRVDVSEPAENDLRDIVRYISAQLSASMTALQMMDTVEEAIMGLAVMPQKCPPVTDERLAIMGYRKLLIKNYIVFFTIDEKSKVVNVERILYARRDWHHIL
- a CDS encoding prevent-host-death protein — its product is MPNIKSSTDLRNNYNEISKFCHESREPVFITKNGQGDLAVLSIETYEMLKGKIELYQLLDEGRAAVKEGRKRPLENVMRDIRQELINGKI